In Patescibacteria group bacterium, the following proteins share a genomic window:
- a CDS encoding small multi-drug export protein, protein MFDLNLIETFKNLSPEFATFLIAMIPVTELRASIPIALVVYELPIWSAILFSVLGDMVPMFFVLIGVEKIYFFISKKSERCKKLFDWFFKRTENKFSGKYAKYGAIALIFFVGVPLPFTGSWSGSVAAFLFRISFYKAFPLIMAGILIAATLVTLITLGFITVF, encoded by the coding sequence ATGTTTGATTTGAATTTAATTGAAACGTTTAAAAATTTGTCTCCTGAATTTGCGACTTTTTTAATCGCGATGATTCCAGTTACGGAATTAAGGGCGTCAATTCCAATTGCTTTGGTGGTCTATGAATTACCAATATGGTCGGCCATATTATTTTCTGTCTTAGGCGATATGGTGCCAATGTTTTTTGTTTTAATTGGCGTGGAAAAAATTTATTTTTTTATTTCTAAAAAATCAGAAAGATGCAAAAAACTTTTTGATTGGTTTTTTAAAAGAACAGAAAATAAATTTTCAGGAAAATACGCGAAATACGGAGCAATTGCTTTGATTTTTTTTGTAGGAGTTCCATTGCCATTTACTGGATCATGGTCTGGTTCTGTTGCGGCTTTTCTTTTCCGTATTTCTTTTTATAAGGCATTTCCTTTGATTATGGCAGGAATATTAATTGCTGCTACTTTAGTTACTTTAATTACTTTAGGATTTATAACAGTATTTTAA
- the tpiA gene encoding triose-phosphate isomerase: MKKFYIIANWKMKLNFQESIELFNEIKQNFLEKNQAEIVVCPSYVPLFEINKNNIDRKIKLGGQDVFWEETGAYTGEISCEMLEDVGCEYVIIGHSDRRKYFKETDEMAHYKVKTALKSSLTPILCVGENFQERQENRKDYVIISQITKALSGIDFSGSEKMIIAYEPVWVIGSGQAIKPEDAEYMHQIIKQTLIDIFPIEIVEKCFKIIYGGSINAGVVKNFLIQPNIWGVLVGSDSLNSKKFIDIIREVNTIK; encoded by the coding sequence ATGAAAAAATTTTACATTATAGCTAATTGGAAAATGAAGCTTAATTTTCAAGAGAGCATTGAGCTTTTTAATGAAATTAAACAAAATTTCCTTGAAAAAAATCAAGCTGAAATTGTTGTTTGTCCTTCTTATGTTCCGCTTTTTGAAATAAATAAAAATAATATCGATAGAAAAATAAAATTAGGAGGTCAAGATGTTTTTTGGGAAGAAACAGGAGCTTACACGGGGGAAATTTCCTGTGAAATGTTAGAAGACGTTGGATGCGAATATGTTATTATCGGGCATTCAGACAGAAGAAAGTATTTTAAAGAAACCGATGAGATGGCGCATTATAAAGTAAAAACAGCTTTAAAATCATCTTTAACTCCGATTTTGTGCGTAGGCGAGAATTTTCAAGAAAGGCAGGAAAATAGGAAAGATTATGTTATAATAAGCCAGATTACAAAAGCATTATCAGGAATTGATTTTAGCGGATCAGAAAAAATGATTATTGCTTATGAGCCTGTCTGGGTAATAGGTTCTGGGCAAGCAATAAAACCGGAAGACGCTGAATATATGCATCAAATTATTAAGCAGACTTTGATTGATATTTTCCCTATTGAAATAGTTGAAAAATGTTTTAAAATTATTTATGGTGGAAGCATCAATGCGGGAGTTGTTAAAAATTTTTTAATTCAGCCGAATATTTGGGGGGTTTTAGTTGGAAGCGACAGTTTGAATTCTAAAAAATTTATTGATATAATTAGAGAAGTAAATACGATTAAATAA